ACGGCAAAATGCAGTACAACAGTGCTCCGGAAAAAACTCCTCTTGTTCACTACGAAGGTGGGATTGCGCTGAATGGCCTCATCGCGAAGGATCGTGAGCTCGCAGAAGAGTTTCTCACGCTTCAGTCATTGGCCGTTCATGATCTCAATCTCGATGTCGAGCCGACAGCGGTGTCGATTGGAGAGATTGAGCTGACACGACCGTTCATCAAAGCGACGATCGGCACGGATGGAACCATGAATCTGTCACGCGTGTTTTCGCCTCCCGGCAATCACGAATCTCCTGAGGCCTCGCCAACCGATTCGCCAGAGCCCGATGAATCCAAGCCAGCCTCGGATCCGCTCCCCGTCAAGATTGACCGCGTCCGGCTCGCCAATGCCGAGGCGCAGTTTGCCGATTGGTCGTTGGAGCCGAATGTGCTGACCGGCATTCAAGAATTGGCGGGAACGATTTCTGGACTGTCTTCGGCACAAGTCGCAAAGGCTGATGTCGATCTCAAGGGCAAAGTGGGCCAGTATGCGCCCTTTGAGGTGAAGGGGAAAATTAATCCCCTCAGTCAAGATGCCTACACGGACCTGACCCTCAACTTTCAAAGGGTGGACCTCACGGCGGTGTCTCCTTACGCGGGAAAGTATGCGGGACATCCCATTACGAAAGGCAAGCTCTCTCTCGACCTCAAGTATAAAATTGCCGAGCATGTGTTGGAGGGGGAAAACAAAATCCTGATTGATCAACTCACGATGGGAGGGAAAACGGGAAGTCCTGACGCCACATCCCTGCCCGTTCCATTGGCTTTGGCGCTCCTCAAGGACCGTCATGGAAAGATCGATATCGACCTGCCCGTTCGTGGCAATCTGAACGACCCTGACTTCAGCTATGGTCGGGTCGTCCTTCAGGCTTTGGTGAACATTCTGACGAAAGCCGCTACCTCGCCGTTTAATTTAATCGGAGGACTCATCATGGGAGGCGGGGGAGATGATCTTCAGTCTGTGGAGTTTGCCCTGGGTTCTGATCAATTGGAGCAGGGTGAGCAAGACAAGCTGAACTCCTTAGCACAAGCATTGGAAGAACGGCCAGCCCTTCGTCTTGAAGTGACGGGCACAGCCGATCAGACTCAGGACCGTCAAGCACTCATTGAATCGAAATTTTCTGAACAGATTCAGGCATTGAGGGCAAGTGCCCCTTCTTCCTCAGGGGCGCCTGCTACATCAGGCAACGAGGACAAGGCCCGACCTCGTGATGAGCGTCAATTGATTCGTCTGCTCTTCGTCAAAAAATTCGGAGAAGCGGAAGCCAAAAAATTAGAAGCCCAGCCCGGAGAAGCGATTTCTCCAGGAAGCGACCGTGAGTCGCCCGATCGCGGAGCGGAAACGCAGTCTGAACCTGTCAAACGCGAACCTTGGGAGGAGATGAAACGTCGACTGTTGGATGCCATCGACATTTCCGAACGTGATATTCGGCTGTTGGCCCAACGCCGGGCCCGAATGATTCGTGATCATCTCATTCAGCAAGGGAAAATTCCCGAAGAACGGGTCTTCCTGATCGAAGTCACACTGGATGCCGAGGCCGAACAGGATCATGTCAAGAGTCACCTTTCCTTAACGGCAGGGTAAGCCGTGTGTGGCAATGAAGTGTTCGGGTAGATGCTGTTGCACATTTTCCGCTAGCACCATCGTCTTTCCCCGCGCCATATGACTGTCCTATCCTCATTCGTGAATACGCTCGTCCAAGTCTGGCTGTGTGCGGCCTTCTTGATGTTCTGGCTCTGGATCATCCAGAACTTCTACCGTAATGCCGTGGTGGCGGACATCGGCTTTTGCGTGATGTTTGGCGTGCTGAGTATCGTCTATGCTGTCGGACTTCCGGGAGATCCCGTCCGAAAGGGACTCTTGGGTATGATGGGGGCCGTGTACGGGTTTCGTTTAGCGTCGCATTTGACCCTGGATCGGTTGTATAAAAAGGCTGAAGACGCGCGGTATCAAACTCTCAGAGAAGCGATGGGGGCCTGGGCCCAGTCCGGGTTCTTCCTCTATTTTCAAGGGCAGGCTGTTGCGCTTGCGGTCTTCTCGATCCCGTTGCTGATTCTGATGGTGAACCCCTTTCCGCCGTTCAGTCTGTGGGAAGTTATCGGGATCTTCTGTTGGGTTTTCGCGATTGCGGGAGAGGCTTCAGCGGATTATCAATTACGAAGGTTCCGGATGAATCCGTCGCACGTCGGAAAAACCTGTCGCGTAGGATGGTGGTATTATTGCCGTCATCCAAACTATTTTTTTGAGGGATGCATTTGGAGTTCCTACGTGGTGATGGCGATCGGCATTCCTTGGGGGTGGTTGACCGTGATCGGTCCATTGGGAATGATGATCGCGCTTCTTAAAGTTAGTGGCATTCCGTACGCCGAAGCCCGGGCCATCGTGACGCGGGGAGACGATTATCGTGACTATCAACGGACGACGAATGCCTTGATTCCCTGGTTTCCCAAATCGTCATGAAAGAGAAGTCTGACTCGTGGTGGGGGCCTGGTGGTTGACGAGTGGCGCCGAATCGCCGTGCTGGAGGCTAACGAGGCGTCTAATCAGGAAAAGTCCCGGTAGAGCGATGAGCGTGCAGAATGTATAAAACGCTTCCCACCCGATCCACTCCACCAGAACACCTGTGGTCGATCCGGCAATGACTCGAGGGATGCCCATCAGGCTGGTGAGCAGGGCATATTGGGTCGCGGTGAACCGTTTGTTGGTGATGCTGGCCATAAACGCCACATAGGCGGTTTGTCCGAGCCCGCTGGTGATCGTCTCGAAGGCAATGACGGCCGTGAGGACTGTCAGGTGGTTGCCGATGGCCGCCAGTACGATAAACCCGGCAGTCGACAGCATTTGTAGAAGGCCAAAGATCCACAATGAGCGAACGATGCCGAGCCGGTACACGACTAACCCGCCCAACAACCCTCCTCCGATTAACGCCACCATCCCGAAGACCTTCACAACCATGGCGTATTGGGTTTTCGACACGCCCAAGTCAACCATCAAGGGAGAAAGCATTTCAGAGGCCATACTATCTCCCAATTTATAGAGCAGGATGAAGAGCAAGATCTGGAGTGCTTGGGGTCGTGAGAAGAATTCCACAAACGGCCCCACGATCGCTTCCTGAAGAGAGGCTGGGGGGGAGCCGGCATCCGGCTCGTGGGCGAGCCAGGTGGCGAAGAGCCCGACGAGCATCGCGCATCCCATGATCAGGTAGACGTCCTGCCAGGAAAAGAACGTTACGTCGGCGAGGAACAGGGCTAAGGCGCCGGCAACTAGCATGCCGAGTCGATACCCATAAATGAACACGGACGACCCGATACCGAGCTCTTCATCCCTCAACGCTTCGCGTCGATAGGCGTCGAGAACGATATCTTGGCTGGCGCTGAAAAACGTGATCAGCGTGCACAGGAGGATGACGCTGGGAAGGTCCGTGTGAGGGTTCGTGAAGGCGATGGCGCTAATGGCGAGGAGCAGCATGATTTGAGTGATGAGCATCCATCCTCGGCGTCGGCCGAAGGCGAAAGGGATGCAGCGATCCATGAGAGGAGCCCAGAGAAATTTGAGCGTGTAAGGCAGGCCAACCAGACTGAAAAACCCAATGGTGCTGAGGTCGAGTCCTTCTTCCCGTAACCAAAACTTGAGGGTCGATCCAGTAAGAAGAAGGGGCAGGCCTGACGAAAATCCAGCCAATAACATGACCAGCATCTTTGCACTCAGCAGCAGCCTGACGAACTCACCAAGCCAATGATTTGACGGAGTTTTTTCGTTCATACTCAAGAGCGTATCATAGGCCGTGGGTAGAGTCTTCTCAGGACGATCGTACGTGAAGAAAAAAGAGCGGATGATACAGTGCGTTTGGGAAATAAGGGATGGTTCTTCGCTCTCAAGAAGCGGGAGATCCTTCGTGGGGAAAATTGCTACATTGCTTGACATTCTATTGAAAAGGTGTCAGCCTAGTTCAACTATGCGTGACGTATGGAACAGATTGATATTCGTCGAGTGTTGAGCCGAAATTGCCCGTTCTGAGGGATAGTGGGTTGTGGAGGGGCTGCATTTTTCCAATCATTCTTTTTTCATAAATTCCTTCCTCAACCGCTGTATAACGATTTTTCCAAGGAGGTATCTGTTCGCTTCGTTCTTGCTCCATTCATTGGCTGATTCATTCGCACTTGTAACGTATTTTTTCACGATTGTCTTCCGGTTCTTGGTGTCGGTAGCGTTTCATAAGCCAGTGAAATGGTTGGTCCATGAAGAGACAGTCTTCAACCCCATCGCTCACGAGGGCGGAATTACCCGTCCCCACCTTATCTTCTCTCGAGCAACCTCCTGACCTTTCCGCACGTCGACAGGCATTCCCCTCGATTGCCTCACAAAAAGTCCTCTTGGAACACCTGGCTTCGGCCACATCGCTGTCCCGCGCGTTGACCATTTTTTGCCAGAAGATCGAAGAGCAGTTCCCCGAAATGACCGTTTCATTCTTTTTGCAGAAAGGGACCGTTTTGCGTCATGTCGCCGCTTCACGATTGCCTGAACCGTTTCTGCGTGAGATCGATGGTGCCGTGATCGGTCCGGAGGGCGGGGTATGCGGGGCTTCCGCGTTTGAACGGCGAACGATTCTCGTATCCGATATTGAACACGATGGGCGTTGGACGCGACACAAAGACCTGGCGTTACGGTTCGGGTTTCGTGCCTGTTGGTCCATTCCTATCTTTTCCAGCAAAGCCGAAGTGTTGGGGACGTTGACGATGTATTTCAAAGAGATGAGGACACCGCAAGAAATACCTCATGATCTGATAGAAGTGTACGCCCAGCTGGCTGGCATGAGCATTGAACGTTTTCGTCTGGAAGAGTCCTTGGCCCACCATCCCCCTCGCTTACAACGACTGGTGGAATCCACCAATGTGATTCCCTGGGAGATTGAGTGCTCGACATGGAGGCTGACGTACATTGGCCCGCAGGTTTGGCGCCTTCTCGACCGTCCTGCAAGCTATTGGGAAGAAGATCAGGCATGGGAACGGTGTATTCATCCGGCAGATCGAGACAGGGTGATGGCGGAATGTCGAACGGTCATGGAGCAGCGGCGGGAATTCGAACTGGAATATCGCTTGCTGCGGGCTGATGACGCGACGTTCTGGGTCCGTCATTTAATCAGCGTGGTGCATGATGAGGATGGCCAGCCACAGTCTCTTCAAGGGTTTTTGCTCGATATCACTCAACAGAAGGAAGCCCAGATCGCCATGCAGGGCAGTGAAGAACGGTTTCAAGCTATTCTGGACCATTCGCCGGCCTTGGTGTTCGTGAAAGATCCGGATGGACGGTATTTGTTTGTCAACCGGCAATGGGAAACCCAATTTGCGCTGTCCAGATCTGACGTGCTCGGAAAGACTATGCATGAAGTATTTCCATTCGATACAGCCGATGCTCTTCTCGCGAATGATCGCCTGGTCTACCAGAAACGAACTCCGGTGGAATTTGAGGAAGAGATACGACTCCAAGATGGAACAGCACATACCTATTTGTCCGTTAAGTTTCCCATTCCGAGTTTCCATCAACAAACGATGGCGATCTGTGGGATCGCTACGGATATTACCGACCGAAAACGAACGGAACATCTCCTCCAAACTCAGAATACCATCTTGCAGCTCCTGGCTGGTGGCGAATCGTTGAAGCGTGTTCTTGACGCGCTCTGTCTTCTAATAGAGCAGCAGCGGCCGGGGACCTATTGCACGGTTCTTCTTCTCGAAGACGATGGTCAGACGTTTCGTTTAGCCGCGGCACCGACTGTGCCTCAAGAATTTGCCCGGGGGCTTGATGGATTAACGGTCGGCGAATTCAACGGATCCTGCGGGGCTGCGGTGTTTCATGGACAACAGGTCATCGTTTCCGATGTGAGTCAGGACCCACGCTTTGAAAAATTCGGAGATTTTCCCATGAGACATGGGATTCGTGCCTGCTGGTCTACGCCATTTTGGGGAAAAGATGAAAAAGTCTTGGGTTCATTCTGTATTTCACACCCTTCTCCGTGCATGCCAACGACATACGATCAACAGCTGATGAGCACGGCGGCTCACCTGGCGAGTATAGCCTGTGAACGCCATGCCACGGAGCAGGCGTTAAAACATAGCGAAGCCAAACTGCGTCAGGCGCAGAAAATGGAAGCCATTGGAACCTTGGCCGGAGGAATCGCGCATGACTTTAATAATATTCTCACGGCCATCCTGGGCTTCAATGAATTATCCCGTTCGTTTCTTCCAAGCACCAGCCCTGTTCATCGATATCTTGAGGAGGTTCATGAGGCTGGGATTCGGGCTAAAGGCTTAACGAAGCAAATCCTGGCTTTTAGTCGTCAATCTGATCAAGAGTTGAAGCCGGTACATCTCCCTCAAGTCATTGAAGATGGCGTTCGGTTCTTGCGAGCGACATTACCGACGACGATTGAAATCAAGACCACATTGAAACAGACGGTCAACCCGATCATCGCCGACCCCGTTCAAATCCATCAGGTGTTGATGAATCTCTGCACCAACTCCGCGCAGGCGATGGAGCCAAAAGGAGGTGAGCTTGAGGTCTGTCTCGATCGTTGCGTGTTGACGGAGGAAGAAAGTTGTCATATGAATGATGGCGTAACCTCCCTACGCCGCTCGTACATCAAATTGACGATTCGGGATACCGGACCAGGCATTGCTCCTGAAATCCTCGACCGGGTCTTTGATCCGTTTTTCACGACCAAAGAGTCTGGTGATGGAGTCGGCCTTGGTCTCTCTGTCGTGCACGGGATCGTCTCGAATCACCAGGGAGAAATTAAGGTAGAAAGTACGCCTGGCTGCGGAACGACGTTTACGATACTCTTACCTGAATTAGATGTTGCCTCATTTCAGGACCGACACCATGATCGACCGCTTAAGATTGGAACAGGTGAACGTATATTATTCGTGGAAGATGAGGAAGCGATTGCTCATCTTGGGAAAGAAATACTCAAGCAGCTGGGGTACACGGTGGTCGTAGAAACGCAAAGCGAGAGGGCGCTGGAAGTGTTTCGCGAGGAGCCGGAGGCATTTGACCTTGTGATTACCGATCAGACGATGCCCAATATGACGGGAGAAGTGTTATCACAAGAATTACTTCGCTTGCGCCCCGACATCCCGATTATTCTCTGTACAGGCTATAGTCCGGGTATGACTCCAGAAAAGTCTCGAAAATTGGGGATTCGGGCTTTTCTATGGAAACCATTGTTGTTACACGACTTGAGCCATACCATTCATGAGGTACTGTCGTCTCGATAAGTTAGTCTCATGCCGAGAGTAATGGACACAGGGCCTGGCTATAGGTGGCTTAATTTTTGCTTGTATGACCGTCATACGATAGCGTTCCGGCTTGAAAATGTCTGACTCATGGCTGATAGAGTATATCTTCAGTGAAATGCTCTCTCATTAGTACGCTGACCTCAAGGGGGGAGACGTCGTATTGGATCGGATACAGGTTGTATCCTTATAGATAAGCATGATGATGGTGTGTCGGTCAGTCATCTGAGAGTGACTGGATGTGATGACTTGAGGAGAATGACAAGAAAAACATGACAACATCCATTTTACCAGACTATTTTTTTATCACAGCGATTCCGACTCCAACCTGGGGGCAAGTGCTGCATCGTTGCCGTTTCTCGAGCTTTCGCGACGAGCAGTTATCTTTGTACCAGTTCGAGGCCAGTACCGGGTTGACCCTTGAAGTCCGGCCATTTTATGAAGGATGGGATTTTCAGTCCCCGAAGCCGTCCGGTACGTTCTTCTCGGAACGATACCATCAACATACCTTCATGGATATTATTGACGCCGTTCGCGAAGGGACATTGGATGGCAAGGTGCTGACGTATCCGGAATTATTGTCCGGAGAGGATAGCATGGTCGTGTATTTCTGGCCTGACGAAGCCGCTATCGGGCAGGGTGAAGGAATCCATGGCGTCCAGTTGCTCCGCAACGCGTTCGATCTGTTCGAAAAGTTGCTGTCGGATTCAGTGGAGAAAAAATAACGCATCGATGAACATGATAAAAGGGACGTTCTATTTGTATGATCGTCAAGCATGAAATCGTTCAAAGAATTGAGACCCTCGAACATTCATATCTGACCTACGATCCACTATCCGGTTTTTCCCGCAGCAGTTGATCTGAGTAAATCTCCAGAAACTTCTTCCGAACAGACAACCTCGCAGGCTTGTTTCCCCAGGATTAGTTCAATGATGGGTCGACGGGCATGTCCATGTAGATTTTATAACTTTCGTCTAACGATTGAATGATTTCACCCCAGAGCACGGTGGGATCTTTCTCGAATACCCATGAGGGATCGGCGGGCAGTGTAAGCCATGATCCAGTTTGCATCTCATTTTCCAGTTGACCAGGAGCCCAACCGGAATACCCCATGAATGCTCGGAAGGCTTCATCCTGGGAAGGCTGTTCTAAAATTCGCTCGAGTGTCTGAATATTCCCTCCAAGATACACGCCATCGACCACATGGTGAGTGTCCGAAGGTTCATTGGGAACCCGGTAGAGGATCAATAGACTGTTCTTTTGAACGGGGCCACCGGTAAAAACGCGATGCCGCTGGCCCTCAATGATTGGAATTTGGGGTAAGACCTCGGTGATGTTGATTTCGGTGGGACGGTTAATGACGACACCCAATGCCCCTTCTTGGCCGTGCTCGCACAACAAGATAACGGTTTGCCGAAAGTTCGGGTCACGTAAAGACGGTGTGGCGATCAGAAAAATCCCTTTGCCTAGTCGCGTGTTCATGCATTCATCCTAACCTGCCTGATTTACATGTTCAAGTATCAGATAATCGAGCGGGGCTTATTGGATTGTTTGTCTGAGTAGAATCAAGCGGATCGGGCTTGGAGTGTAACGGAGAGAAACACCGCATGGTGTATGAGCCGTGCTGATCCTTGATGCCGTCGAAAACTTTCCTGGTAAGTCACGAGGTCGCCACAAGAGTGGAAGCGGGTTTGCGGTTAGGTGCGGTAGTCTTTAAACTCTGCATTCGCGTCCGGTAGTTTAAAAAAGGCGCGCATTTGATTTTTGAGTGTTGCGCGCGCATTTTCGTCTCCGAGGTTGAGGCGATATTCATTGATCACCATGGTTTTGACCCCGCCTGGGCGGTTCCACTCGTCCCAGCACTCTTGGCACACGTTGTTCTTGATCTCGTCTTCCAACTTGCCCAAGAACAGATTATCGGTGATCATTTCCGCGGACTTTTCGCATTTTAAGCAGGAAATTTCAGACATATGACCTTACGCTCCTTTGCCGAAGTAAAAAATGATAGAAACGAGATTCCCGTAGTGGACATGCAATCCTATCACACCTTTTTGTCTCAGGAAAAGTAAGAGGTTGCAGTGAATTATAAACTGGAAGGAACGATAAACATGATTGTGGCTGGTATAGATATTGGGACCTTAACCTGTCGGTTGTTGATTGCTGAAGTTCAGGCAGATGGGAGTTTTCGGGAGCTCGAAGCCGACCGTCGTTTGTTGCGGTTAGGGGAAGGTCTTGATGAAACGGGGTCGCTTGGCCTTCCGGCGATGACAAGGGTCGTCGAGGCGTTGTCGCAGTGGCGGGGAAGAATTTCGATGCGTCGAGCCGAGGCTACGGTCGTTGTGGCGACCAGTGCGGTTCGAGACGCCAAGAATCAACGGGAATTCCTGGATAGAGTCAAGCGGGAAACAGGTTTTGAGGTCGAAGTGCTCAGCGGAACGGAAGAGGCGCGCCGCACGTTATCGGGAATGAAACATGGCCTTCTGCCTCAGGTTGACTCTCTGCTTGGTCTTGATATCGGTGGAGGGAGCACGGAGTTTATTCGAGCGTTCAACGATGAACGATTGCAGGTCGCCTCGTTGAATATTGGCGTGGTCCGGCTATCCGAGCGATGCCTGCATGCAGATCCACCGGAACCCCAAGAGCTTGCCTCTGCCGAGCGCATAATTCGTCAGGAGCTGGAATCAATCCGATCGATCGCCGTCGATGCCACGAAGGCTACGCTTGTCGGTACCGCTGGAACCATCACGACCTTAGCCGCTATGGCGCAACGGTTATCGCATTATGAATCGGCTCGTATTCATAACTATTGGCTGTCTTTGGAGACTGTTTGCCAACTCCAGAAAGAACTCTGCGCACGAAAAGCCGAAGAACGAGCTCAACTACCGGGGTTGGAGCCGGGGCGAGAAGGCGTCATCGTGGCAGGAACCGTGATCCTTCGAACGGTGATGGGGACGTTCGGATTCGAGCGTTGTTTAGTCAGCGATTACGGGTTGCGCGAAGGGATCATCGTGGAATGCGCGGAGCGGTTGAGGCGGTAAGCCTATCGAACGCGTTTGCTGTTGGAGTGTCCGCGCGAATCGTATCCGTGGACTGGTGAAATCCATACAGGCCGGATGGCCGATTATCGCTGACTGTACCACCGGAATCCTTTGGATTCCTGGTAGTTTGGCCTGTGGAATTTCGCGCCCGGCTTTTCGAGCATCAATACCTTGAAGTCCCAAAGTCCGAACCAGGCCGGGTCCAACACGCTATGATAGTGCAGGCCCGTTAATTTAGGGAGGGTTTCCCCAAGACTGTCCTTCAATTCGGCGTGCGTGTAGGCGCGGACGGAGAAGGGTTTGTCGAGGCTCGCGCAAATACGACGAATTGCGTAGGCCGCTCCGGTACACAGAACTTGCGTGTTCCCGGAAATATTCAGAAGCTGCGGCAGCGCACAGTATTGTTCACGGAAGCCAAGGCCCCGAGCGGCATGCCGCATGTGTGAATATTGAACTTCATACTCGGTATGTCCCGGTAGCTTCACGGGTTCGGGATAGCCGGTCTCGATCCCAAACTCGATCATGATGGCATGGCCCCCCGGCTTCAGGACCCGCCAGGCTTCCATGAGGAATGAGAGCGCGCCGAAATTGAAAATAATCTCGTCCGGGAACGGGGTATCCAAAGGCAGATGCAATCGGCGAATCAGGTCCAACGCCGCTTGATGTTGCGGGGTCGTGCCTTCATGAGTTTCCAATTCTTTCGCGGTGAGTTGAACCGGAGTCATGTCGGCGAGGTTTTCATTGTCGATGATGAGGTCAACACTGCCGTCCCTGAATGGAAGCTGTTCGGCGTTGGCCTGTATGGCCGAGGCTTGCCATCCGGCAGATTGCGCTAAACGGGTCTGTGATCCCAAAAAAGGTTTCGTGAGGTCTAAGAATGTATAAGACATGCCGGCACGTTCTTCCGCACTCAGCTCTCCGGCCAGCTCTTTTGAAACGTACCCCAAGCCGGCGCCGACTTCAACGATGCACGTGGGGCGTGGAGAAAACCATCCCATCTGTCGAAGGGTCGTTCCCAGCAACCGGCCATAGGTCAGGCCATGTAACGCTTCGCAAGGCTCACGGAACAGATGTGACACGGTCGTCTCGATGATTTCGAAATGACCATGTTGAGTCTGGATTCCTTGCATATGAAACTTCGAGAGATGATCTTCCGTTTCCTCCGAGACATTCCCATGCCATTTCTCTCGAACCTTTTGTAATAACAGGTCCCATTTGGCTTCGGTGTTGTGTCCGCTGGGGGCTTCTGTTCCGTAAAAACACAGAGAGTATCGCGGCAGAGCCCAACGTTCCAAAAACCACTGGCCTGTCTCCTGGTTGGGACCACAGACCCATTTCCCAAAACGACTCAGCAGGGTGGCCAGGGTCGATCGGCCATCCATGGCCCCCAGCAGTGAAGCGCCCATGCGGTTGAGTTTGATCAACGGCAGGTCCTCATCCAGGGGGCTCACCCACCATTCTTCAGGCCCATGCTGGTAGATGATGAGATCCGGCATGCGCCAGGCGCGCTGCGTAAGGATTTCGCCCTCAAGCGTGAGTGCGTCGTCGGTCTGTGTCGTCGGGTTTGAACTGAGAGAATCTGGCACGTCACGAGTCCTTCATATGTTCAGATTGAAAAACCGCGCGGCGCATGCCTGTCCAGAAAGCGTCCCACCCATCGGCGGCGGTTCGAGCTCCGGAAACCACGAGTGCTAGCTTTTCCGGCGTTTGGGCTGTCTTCTGCACGGCTGTGATGAGCCAATCGCTGTGCGCGATTTCTTCTTCGAGGTGCATGGAAAAAAACGTTAAATCCTGCTCCGTGAATCGCGGATACTTTTTCAGTCCCGGCAGGAAAAACCGGAACTCGGACACCGCGGTCGTTTCGACGGCCAGTTCCGCGCCAAGCGCTTGTAAATACCCCGCTTCGAGGAACAGGTGCCGCAAGATGTCCAGATAATGGCGATTTTCCGGGATGGGCCGCGTCAGACGGAGTTCGTCTATGTCGATGCCCGCAGCCGCGGCGAACCGTTC
The genomic region above belongs to Nitrospirales bacterium and contains:
- a CDS encoding YqgE/AlgH family protein, which encodes MNTRLGKGIFLIATPSLRDPNFRQTVILLCEHGQEGALGVVINRPTEINITEVLPQIPIIEGQRHRVFTGGPVQKNSLLILYRVPNEPSDTHHVVDGVYLGGNIQTLERILEQPSQDEAFRAFMGYSGWAPGQLENEMQTGSWLTLPADPSWVFEKDPTVLWGEIIQSLDESYKIYMDMPVDPSLN
- a CDS encoding DUF748 domain-containing protein; this translates as MFGMGIFRNIRRLILVLVSLVLLYAVLGFVVIPWVAESKLPELLSEQLGRTVLVEDIAFNPFTLSLDVQGFEVQESDQSPLFGFQRLFVNFQISSLFRQVYAFETIQLVLPYGLIRVRPDGTLNVSDLGPKTSSDQAMPSQEEEAESPSNGEDGALPAVEIDRLAIEQGMVEFHDDSRQTPFSVDIVPIEISLNHFTTRADSENPYAVTAEFGEGEELQWEGTLVLDPLSSSGKVSLTGLQLQTPWQYLQDQLRFEIHDGVLNISTKYEVTSREDIVKTTLSEGDIHIGKLRMAAKGNTETVLDIPSLDVNEVMVDLTDQRVTIPFVRSKDARLVTWLNDTGQVNYQELFSPIDATERDADSDVTPADSEEPKKKSSGSDRPWVVEVKDFALQNYTVGFEDRTVEPPVKLDLAGLDLQVKRLSTTFDKPFDLALVLTLNETGRIEANGSVDVDPVAVDLMLKLSGLAVAPFYPYFSQHVQFELADGAVDIDGKMQYNSAPEKTPLVHYEGGIALNGLIAKDRELAEEFLTLQSLAVHDLNLDVEPTAVSIGEIELTRPFIKATIGTDGTMNLSRVFSPPGNHESPEASPTDSPEPDESKPASDPLPVKIDRVRLANAEAQFADWSLEPNVLTGIQELAGTISGLSSAQVAKADVDLKGKVGQYAPFEVKGKINPLSQDAYTDLTLNFQRVDLTAVSPYAGKYAGHPITKGKLSLDLKYKIAEHVLEGENKILIDQLTMGGKTGSPDATSLPVPLALALLKDRHGKIDIDLPVRGNLNDPDFSYGRVVLQALVNILTKAATSPFNLIGGLIMGGGGDDLQSVEFALGSDQLEQGEQDKLNSLAQALEERPALRLEVTGTADQTQDRQALIESKFSEQIQALRASAPSSSGAPATSGNEDKARPRDERQLIRLLFVKKFGEAEAKKLEAQPGEAISPGSDRESPDRGAETQSEPVKREPWEEMKRRLLDAIDISERDIRLLAQRRARMIRDHLIQQGKIPEERVFLIEVTLDAEAEQDHVKSHLSLTAG
- a CDS encoding Ppx/GppA family phosphatase, with amino-acid sequence MIVAGIDIGTLTCRLLIAEVQADGSFRELEADRRLLRLGEGLDETGSLGLPAMTRVVEALSQWRGRISMRRAEATVVVATSAVRDAKNQREFLDRVKRETGFEVEVLSGTEEARRTLSGMKHGLLPQVDSLLGLDIGGGSTEFIRAFNDERLQVASLNIGVVRLSERCLHADPPEPQELASAERIIRQELESIRSIAVDATKATLVGTAGTITTLAAMAQRLSHYESARIHNYWLSLETVCQLQKELCARKAEERAQLPGLEPGREGVIVAGTVILRTVMGTFGFERCLVSDYGLREGIIVECAERLRR
- a CDS encoding AmpG family muropeptide MFS transporter → MNEKTPSNHWLGEFVRLLLSAKMLVMLLAGFSSGLPLLLTGSTLKFWLREEGLDLSTIGFFSLVGLPYTLKFLWAPLMDRCIPFAFGRRRGWMLITQIMLLLAISAIAFTNPHTDLPSVILLCTLITFFSASQDIVLDAYRREALRDEELGIGSSVFIYGYRLGMLVAGALALFLADVTFFSWQDVYLIMGCAMLVGLFATWLAHEPDAGSPPASLQEAIVGPFVEFFSRPQALQILLFILLYKLGDSMASEMLSPLMVDLGVSKTQYAMVVKVFGMVALIGGGLLGGLVVYRLGIVRSLWIFGLLQMLSTAGFIVLAAIGNHLTVLTAVIAFETITSGLGQTAYVAFMASITNKRFTATQYALLTSLMGIPRVIAGSTTGVLVEWIGWEAFYTFCTLIALPGLFLIRRLVSLQHGDSAPLVNHQAPTTSQTSLS
- a CDS encoding DUF1295 domain-containing protein, producing MTVLSSFVNTLVQVWLCAAFLMFWLWIIQNFYRNAVVADIGFCVMFGVLSIVYAVGLPGDPVRKGLLGMMGAVYGFRLASHLTLDRLYKKAEDARYQTLREAMGAWAQSGFFLYFQGQAVALAVFSIPLLILMVNPFPPFSLWEVIGIFCWVFAIAGEASADYQLRRFRMNPSHVGKTCRVGWWYYCRHPNYFFEGCIWSSYVVMAIGIPWGWLTVIGPLGMMIALLKVSGIPYAEARAIVTRGDDYRDYQRTTNALIPWFPKSS
- a CDS encoding PAS domain-containing protein; its protein translation is MKRQSSTPSLTRAELPVPTLSSLEQPPDLSARRQAFPSIASQKVLLEHLASATSLSRALTIFCQKIEEQFPEMTVSFFLQKGTVLRHVAASRLPEPFLREIDGAVIGPEGGVCGASAFERRTILVSDIEHDGRWTRHKDLALRFGFRACWSIPIFSSKAEVLGTLTMYFKEMRTPQEIPHDLIEVYAQLAGMSIERFRLEESLAHHPPRLQRLVESTNVIPWEIECSTWRLTYIGPQVWRLLDRPASYWEEDQAWERCIHPADRDRVMAECRTVMEQRREFELEYRLLRADDATFWVRHLISVVHDEDGQPQSLQGFLLDITQQKEAQIAMQGSEERFQAILDHSPALVFVKDPDGRYLFVNRQWETQFALSRSDVLGKTMHEVFPFDTADALLANDRLVYQKRTPVEFEEEIRLQDGTAHTYLSVKFPIPSFHQQTMAICGIATDITDRKRTEHLLQTQNTILQLLAGGESLKRVLDALCLLIEQQRPGTYCTVLLLEDDGQTFRLAAAPTVPQEFARGLDGLTVGEFNGSCGAAVFHGQQVIVSDVSQDPRFEKFGDFPMRHGIRACWSTPFWGKDEKVLGSFCISHPSPCMPTTYDQQLMSTAAHLASIACERHATEQALKHSEAKLRQAQKMEAIGTLAGGIAHDFNNILTAILGFNELSRSFLPSTSPVHRYLEEVHEAGIRAKGLTKQILAFSRQSDQELKPVHLPQVIEDGVRFLRATLPTTIEIKTTLKQTVNPIIADPVQIHQVLMNLCTNSAQAMEPKGGELEVCLDRCVLTEEESCHMNDGVTSLRRSYIKLTIRDTGPGIAPEILDRVFDPFFTTKESGDGVGLGLSVVHGIVSNHQGEIKVESTPGCGTTFTILLPELDVASFQDRHHDRPLKIGTGERILFVEDEEAIAHLGKEILKQLGYTVVVETQSERALEVFREEPEAFDLVITDQTMPNMTGEVLSQELLRLRPDIPIILCTGYSPGMTPEKSRKLGIRAFLWKPLLLHDLSHTIHEVLSSR
- a CDS encoding Fe(2+)-trafficking protein; translation: MSEISCLKCEKSAEMITDNLFLGKLEDEIKNNVCQECWDEWNRPGGVKTMVINEYRLNLGDENARATLKNQMRAFFKLPDANAEFKDYRT